The Plasmodium knowlesi strain H genome assembly, chromosome: 10 genomic sequence CCCGTCACTGTTAGGCACTTTTCTTCTAAGAGGGCACTATGCTCCGCACTCCCCGTTGTTCCTGCTACCTATGCTCCATGCGCTCTTGTACATATTCAGCTTCACATGTTTTCAGAATTATTCCTCCATTACTTTTCAATAAAGTCCCTATAATACTCCTCCCTCGAAATACCTACATGAAGattccccccttcctcatAAGATCCCATAACTCTATTTATATAATGCCCATTTCTTTCGCTACAAACCCTGCCACTATTTATTGCCTCCTCCTACAATCCACTATAACCCTTAACGTAATTGTATACTTCCCTTATATGATCAAAAGTACCCGATGTAATGTCCCTCTATACGTTGCTACATTCCTCCATATAAATCCTCTTATTTCATTCTCTGTATATTAGATCCTCATTTTCCGAGAGTGAGCTGTACTCCCCCCAAGCGCtgaaacatattttttgcgAATCAATAATAGGGGAaattgtaatatttttccttccattcttTGTGTGTTATCACCTTCTTCATATGACATCAGGAATTAATAAATTCATTTATATAATTTCAACGTTACTTATTGCTTATTGGTATCCCCCGTAACTTACCCCTCATTGCTGTACATCCTCCAGAACATTCACACTTGCGTTCGTCCTCATTCAAGAAGTTATATCCTCCCCCCGCTGAGAGATTTCCAGAATTTCTTCCCCCATAAATATAGCAAATAATATGTGCGCgctataatatatatatacacacggGTACATTATTCACTTCATGAAACATGTATTTAATATCATATATTCCTTTATATTGTCCAAAATAATTCCCCaccattccttctcttcctccctgCAGGTCATATGGCACACCTCACGGGGATGTTCCTGGGAATGCTTTACTACTATTTTTACGTTAAGGGGAGAGTAGTCATGTAGCCACGTGGTGATGTGCAGGTGATACAACGTGTAGCGCGTctcaggaagaaaaacaagcATAGAAGATAGCCGTTCCCGGTCTTCGCTTTCGTCGATGCGTTGCGCCAAGTGTACATATAACACAAGTGACCTCCTGCTGGGTTTTTGCCCGGAGTATACCTACTCGAACCACACGCATATCTCATCCACATGGGGGaatttctcttcccctttgatAGATTACTGTTGGTATCCCAAAACGGAGAGGGGAGACACAAAGTATATGTTTCttggaaggggggaaacaagttctcctcctccaccccccctttgggaaatttcttttcttttttttttttttttttttttcgcttcttcTTCATAGAAGGAGAACTTGTTTCCCCTACATCGTCTTATTCATATAACGTCATGTGggtttgcccattttttttttgtatggcCCGCATTTGGGACTTGACAAACAGGGTTTAGCCCCTTTCATCAATGTGTTCCTAAAGGATTCATCTGCAAAACGAAATTATGCAAAAGGAggagtttttcttctttgaaaGAGCAGCCCCGTTGGAAAAGCACCTCTTCTTTTACTGTATattttgttgtattttttttctgtttacttatttatttttattttttttttggcacgttatgaaaaaggaaaaaaaaaaataaataaacagaaaaaaaaagaagtggcACACATAGCCCGGTTCCCCGCTAACAAGAGGTACCCCGTgatgatttattttttttcttcttcttccgcaCTCCCTAATTTCTGAAATTTGTATAAcgagggagggaagaaagaaaaaggaaaattaccGGAAGATTCCCTTATAGGCAGTAGCCCACAGGACGCGACACTTCCCCCTGGTCCTTTGCAGGATGCGCCTACAAATGAAAAGTAGCGAAGTGAGGAAGCTAAGCAGTGCTAATGGGGCATGGACCCAAaaggggggcaaaaaaaaaagactacACGTTAACGCCTCCGAAACTTTAAGGGAAATTTGCAACGTCGCTAAAAATTCCTCTGGGCTCTTCCTGTCCATATGCCATCATTCCatgtttcccttttcctcatcGCCCTCTATCCATTCACCATCTGAAGATGAGCGTGAAGCGGTTTCTTCATATAGTCCAAGCAGAGGACGGcgatgaagggaaaaagaaaaaaagaaagaatgagTGTAGGAAGGGGGAAGTACCTagattggaaaaaaatgaacaagccACAGAAATGGACAGCCAAAGGGGAGAGCCACAGGGGGACAGTGTCAAGACGATGGAGGAAGGACGAGAGGAACATAGCGCCCAGACCAACCGGGAGGACATAAGGGAGAAATATACTGGAGGGTTGGAAGCGAAAGGTGAAAGAATTCCCGACAGAGGGACACGAAATAAGAGCACatcgaaggggaaggaaaaggacaCCACTGAGACTTCCCCTGATCAGTTAAGCGACGCATTAAATGCTTACATAGGATTCGGGCAGAAGGCCAATGGTGATAGGAACACCATAGGATTAGCAGAAAAGGCCTCAAATGTGTCTGGGGCCTCATTTGAAACCCTGCAATCACAGAAAAGGGATAGCGTAGGAATAAGTGAGGTGGAAGGTGGGAACCACTGTAGTGGGGAGGACAACTCCGGATCGACTCCACGTGACGCCcttcaaaatgaaagtaCCAATTCTAACAGTAATCGTGATAGGCAGATCGTGCAAAGGGATATAATGAATGAAGGGCTACAAGTAGGGGAAACAAAGAAGGGGAGTGAACAACAGATGAGAAGTAACTCAGGAGAGAACACAAACAAAGAGGTTAACAAAAAAGCAGTCAAGGGAAAAGTAGAGGAGAAAAGTGAACCGAAAATGGACACCGGTCTCAGTGCAGGAGACGATCACAACCAGTACAATAAGGAATCACACGATTGTGTTAATGCTAtgcagaaagggaaaagcgaGGACCTGGGGAATAAATGCAACCCACAAGGGGCATACAAAAGTGTTAGTAATGGTGGAGGTCTTCCTCAGAGCTGGATTAACTTCAATGGTTATTACGATATGTATGGCTGCGGCTACGGCGGAGGGGTGGGTATGGCCCCTGTGGGAAGCGTCCCCCCCGCCACGACAATTCCACCAATGGCGCCCCCAGGAATGATGAACATGTTGAACGTGGCGAACGCGACATACACAATGTACGCAACCTACATGAACCATGTAAACTACAACCACCTGAACCACCAGAATTACAATTACTACGGAATGTGCGAAGACTATGGCCGTAGGATGGAAAAGGACATGGGGGTGAAGCCCTATGAGTTTTCCTCCCTACTGGAAAAAAGCATCGAGCTAATGAAGAAGAACGATAAGGTAAAAGAAATCCTGAAACGGCCAGCAAAATTGCAAGTGACTCAAGAGGAGTTGAACAAAGTAGAATACTCAGAAGGCAATGACCAATACAACATGTGGTTCGGAAAATACGTACCGGACAAATTCGATAAAGGGAGGAGTGCTAGCAGTGTTGGTGGTGTACAACGCCTCGTGGCAAGGTTCAAATGCAACCCTTCCACCGACTCTGGATACACAAAGGCAGATAAAAATTTGACGAgcaaacaatttttttgcatttattTTGCACGTGGTTGCTGTGCTTATGGGCATAACTGCCTCTACAGACATAGAATTCCAAACGAAAATGATGAGCTACAGTTTGAACAAACCATCGATATTTTTGGACGAGAAAAATTCAGTACCTTCAAAGAAGACATGGGTGGGGTGGGGAATTTTAACAGTGAGTGTAGAACCCTCTTCATTGGAAGCATTCATATTGATAATTATGAGCAGGTTCATATAATCGAGAAAATTCTATATGATGAATTTAGCAACTTTGGAAACATTGAATATGTAAGGTATGTgccttttaaaaatattgccTTCGTTCAATATTCATACAGAGTCAATGCGGAGTTTGCCAAGGTAGCCATGTCGGATCAGCCTATTGAAAATCACTCCACGGCTCTAACCATCAAGTGGGCTTTCGAGTTGAAGAACACCCCACATCATTCTTCTCAGCATTACGCCAACCCGTATGGGTATAACCACAACCCCCTGGTCTCATCCACGTGGGAACAATATG encodes the following:
- a CDS encoding pre-mRNA-splicing factor CWC2, putative; the encoded protein is MSVKRFLHIVQAEDGDEGKKKKRKNECRKGEVPRLEKNEQATEMDSQRGEPQGDSVKTMEEGREEHSAQTNREDIREKYTGGLEAKGERIPDRGTRNKSTSKGKEKDTTETSPDQLSDALNAYIGFGQKANGDRNTIGLAEKASNVSGASFETLQSQKRDSVGISEVEGGNHCSGEDNSGSTPRDALQNESTNSNSNRDRQIVQRDIMNEGLQVGETKKGSEQQMRSNSGENTNKEVNKKAVKGKVEEKSEPKMDTGLSAGDDHNQYNKESHDCVNAMQKGKSEDLGNKCNPQGAYKSVSNGGGLPQSWINFNGYYDMYGCGYGGGVGMAPVGSVPPATTIPPMAPPGMMNMLNVANATYTMYATYMNHVNYNHLNHQNYNYYGMCEDYGRRMEKDMGVKPYEFSSLLEKSIELMKKNDKVKEILKRPAKLQVTQEELNKVEYSEGNDQYNMWFGKYVPDKFDKGRSASSVGGVQRLVARFKCNPSTDSGYTKADKNLTSKQFFCIYFARGCCAYGHNCLYRHRIPNENDELQFEQTIDIFGREKFSTFKEDMGGVGNFNSECRTLFIGSIHIDNYEQVHIIEKILYDEFSNFGNIEYVRYVPFKNIAFVQYSYRVNAEFAKVAMSDQPIENHSTALTIKWAFELKNTPHHSSQHYANPYGYNHNPLVSSTWEQYVSHQRERDRQQFSLPPEFGFHPQFGVIPQFGVPHQFGSPP